From one Gemmatimonadales bacterium genomic stretch:
- a CDS encoding beta-ketoacyl-ACP synthase III, protein MPPNPESVTPRAAITGVGGYVPARVVTNLELAARLDTSDEWIVTRTGIRERRRGAPGETTSTMGAEAVRRLMAQRGLGPDDVGALIVATVSPDMLFPATACLIQDQVGLRNTWGFDLSAACSGFLYALTTGAQMVVAGAHRRVIVVGADLMSAIIDPLDRTTAVLFGDGAGAVLLERAEPGFGILDFYHRVDGSGRDDLLMPAGGSLHPASTATVTARQHFLRQNGRVVFKFAISQMTECIEILLGRHQLTPADIALVIPHQANQRILDATAERLGLPAERMASVIARYGNTTGATLPLALEDALCHGRIKRGDLVVFVAVGAGFTVGATLVRWQ, encoded by the coding sequence ATGCCTCCGAACCCCGAGTCTGTCACTCCCCGGGCCGCCATCACCGGCGTGGGCGGGTACGTGCCGGCACGGGTGGTGACCAACCTCGAGCTCGCTGCCCGGCTGGACACCTCGGACGAGTGGATCGTGACCCGCACCGGCATCCGCGAGCGCCGGCGGGGCGCGCCGGGCGAAACCACCTCCACGATGGGCGCGGAGGCGGTGCGCCGACTGATGGCGCAACGCGGTCTGGGACCGGACGACGTGGGCGCACTGATCGTGGCGACGGTCAGTCCCGACATGCTCTTCCCGGCTACCGCCTGTCTGATCCAGGATCAGGTCGGGTTGCGGAACACCTGGGGATTCGACCTCTCGGCGGCCTGCTCCGGCTTCCTCTACGCCCTTACGACCGGCGCGCAGATGGTGGTGGCCGGCGCGCACCGGCGGGTGATCGTGGTGGGGGCCGACCTGATGAGTGCGATCATCGACCCGCTCGACCGGACCACGGCCGTCCTGTTTGGCGACGGCGCCGGCGCGGTGCTGCTGGAACGGGCCGAGCCAGGTTTCGGAATCCTGGACTTCTACCACCGGGTGGACGGGAGTGGTCGAGACGATCTGCTGATGCCCGCCGGAGGGAGTCTGCATCCCGCCAGCACGGCGACCGTTACCGCCCGGCAACATTTCCTGCGCCAGAATGGACGGGTGGTCTTCAAGTTCGCCATCTCCCAGATGACCGAGTGCATCGAGATTCTGCTGGGCCGGCACCAGCTCACCCCCGCCGACATCGCGCTGGTCATTCCCCATCAGGCAAACCAGCGGATTCTCGATGCCACCGCCGAGCGGTTGGGGCTGCCGGCTGAGCGGATGGCGTCGGTGATCGCGCGCTACGGCAACACCACCGGGGCGACGCTCCCACTCGCACTGGAAGACGCGCTGTGCCACGGACGCATCAAGCGCGGAGACCTGGTGGTGTTCGTGGCGGTGGGAGCGGGATTCACGGTCGGCGCAACCCTGGTCCGCTGGCAATAG
- a CDS encoding peroxiredoxin, translating into MHARALALISALLLAGAPALRAQEPGYGKPTATMVSGPEVGRRAPDFTLPWAGKDGVGPADDPYQLWRDRGKTVVVAFFPRDFTSGCTAEMRTFGEQYDSLFGPDVVVVGISTDSLETHSRFASSLDLPFRLLSDRDQKVARRYGSYDASGFSRRTVYVVGPDGAVKYRNLRFNALDPKHYAELGAAVRKARGA; encoded by the coding sequence ATGCACGCTCGCGCCCTGGCTCTCATCTCCGCTCTCCTGCTTGCGGGAGCTCCCGCCCTCCGCGCCCAGGAACCTGGCTACGGCAAACCGACGGCTACCATGGTCTCGGGACCGGAAGTCGGGCGCCGCGCGCCGGATTTCACCCTGCCGTGGGCCGGCAAAGATGGAGTGGGGCCGGCCGACGACCCCTACCAGCTCTGGCGGGACCGGGGGAAGACGGTGGTGGTCGCATTCTTCCCGCGGGACTTCACCAGCGGCTGCACCGCCGAGATGCGCACCTTCGGCGAGCAGTACGATTCGTTGTTCGGTCCCGATGTCGTCGTAGTGGGGATCAGCACCGACTCGCTGGAGACGCATTCCCGGTTCGCTTCCAGCCTGGACCTGCCGTTCCGCTTGCTCAGTGACCGGGATCAGAAAGTCGCTCGGAGATACGGCAGCTACGATGCCAGCGGCTTCTCCCGGCGGACCGTGTACGTGGTCGGTCCTGACGGAGCGGTGAAGTATCGCAACCTCAGATTCAACGCGCTCGATCCCAAACACTACGCCGAGCTCGGGGCCGCGGTCCGGAAGGCGCGAGGGGCCTGA
- a CDS encoding response regulator, whose amino-acid sequence MPSPGAPQHVLVVDDEPAVRRFAARALEGEGYHVTTAKDGVEALELVGDPQRRLGLVVTDVIMPRLDGVELLRTLSESHPALPIILMSGYATDHLAGAGVVAPCAVLGKPFSVEALLGQVRRCLGGAPRRPAPRGTTSGPRRVRRP is encoded by the coding sequence ATGCCTTCTCCCGGGGCGCCTCAGCACGTTCTCGTCGTCGATGATGAGCCCGCCGTGCGGCGTTTCGCCGCCCGCGCCCTGGAAGGCGAGGGCTACCACGTGACCACCGCGAAGGATGGCGTGGAGGCGCTCGAGCTGGTCGGCGACCCACAGCGGCGGCTCGGCCTCGTCGTAACGGACGTCATCATGCCCCGGCTCGACGGGGTCGAGCTGCTCCGGACCCTGTCCGAGTCCCATCCCGCCCTGCCGATCATCCTGATGTCGGGGTATGCCACCGATCATCTGGCCGGTGCTGGCGTGGTCGCTCCGTGTGCCGTGCTGGGCAAGCCCTTTTCGGTCGAGGCCCTGCTGGGGCAGGTGCGTCGCTGCCTGGGAGGTGCGCCGCGGCGCCCCGCTCCGCGCGGCACCACCAGTGGACCCCGCCGGGTCAGGCGACCGTAG
- a CDS encoding TlpA disulfide reductase family protein produces MRRWREVLVVGAALAGLAGPVAGQDAGIAVGAKAPAVSVDDLDGKPVDLAQFIGRKPVLLEFWATWCELCKELLPRVEAAHQEFGDRVEFIGVNVTVNQTPTRVRRYLATDHPPFRTLYDDQGTSIRAYQVPSTSYVVVVDAAGKVAYTGLGGTQDIAAVLRRVTEHR; encoded by the coding sequence GTGAGGCGGTGGCGCGAGGTCCTCGTAGTTGGCGCGGCTCTGGCCGGTCTCGCAGGCCCGGTGGCCGGGCAGGATGCCGGCATAGCGGTCGGCGCCAAGGCCCCCGCGGTGTCGGTCGACGACCTCGACGGCAAGCCGGTCGATCTGGCTCAGTTCATCGGCCGGAAGCCCGTGCTGTTGGAGTTCTGGGCCACCTGGTGCGAGCTCTGCAAGGAGCTGCTTCCCCGGGTCGAGGCGGCGCACCAGGAGTTCGGCGATCGCGTGGAATTCATCGGCGTGAACGTCACCGTGAACCAGACCCCCACGCGGGTGCGCCGGTATCTGGCCACCGATCACCCTCCTTTCCGCACCCTCTACGACGATCAGGGTACCAGCATCCGCGCCTACCAAGTGCCGTCCACCTCCTATGTCGTCGTGGTGGATGCCGCGGGGAAGGTGGCCTACACCGGCCTCGGCGGCACCCAGGACATCGCTGCCGTGCTTCGCCGAGTCACCGAGCACCGATAA
- the ispG gene encoding flavodoxin-dependent (E)-4-hydroxy-3-methylbut-2-enyl-diphosphate synthase, with the protein MPPFPRRRTVTASIGGVPVGSAHPIVVQSMTNTDTADVASTVQQVAELGRAGSELVRVTVNNEAAAAAVPEIVEQLEGMGVTVPIVGDFHYNGHLLLTRYPACAEALAKYRINPGNVGGKRHDEHFRAIVEVAIANDKPVRIGVNWGSLDQQLLTEMMDANARLATPRDTRAVTMDAMVESALQSAELAEDTGLPHDRIVLSAKVSGVQDLVDVYRMLAGRCDYPLHLGLTEAGLGSKGIIASTAGLSILLEEGIGDTIRVSLTPAPGGDRTEEVQVAQQVLQSLGLRSFSPQVTSCPGCGRTTSTFFQQMAQEIQDYLRAKMPVWREERPGVAEMKVAVMGCVVNGPGESKHADIGISLPGTFEEPKAPVYIDGRLMLTLKGEAIVPEFLQILEDYVASRYDAHSVAPRAG; encoded by the coding sequence ATGCCACCCTTTCCCCGACGCCGGACCGTTACCGCCTCGATCGGCGGTGTTCCCGTGGGTTCGGCGCACCCGATCGTGGTCCAGTCGATGACCAACACCGACACGGCCGATGTCGCGAGCACGGTCCAGCAGGTGGCCGAGCTGGGCCGGGCCGGGAGCGAGCTGGTGCGGGTGACAGTCAACAACGAGGCGGCGGCGGCGGCGGTGCCCGAGATCGTCGAGCAGCTCGAGGGCATGGGCGTCACGGTGCCGATCGTGGGCGACTTCCACTACAACGGCCATCTGCTGCTGACCCGCTATCCCGCCTGCGCGGAGGCGCTGGCCAAGTACCGGATCAACCCGGGGAACGTGGGTGGGAAGCGGCACGACGAGCACTTCCGCGCCATCGTGGAGGTGGCGATTGCCAACGACAAGCCGGTACGGATCGGGGTCAACTGGGGCTCGCTCGACCAGCAGCTGCTGACGGAGATGATGGACGCGAACGCGCGGCTGGCCACGCCGCGAGACACCCGCGCGGTCACCATGGATGCGATGGTCGAGAGCGCGCTCCAGTCCGCCGAGCTCGCCGAAGACACCGGGCTGCCCCACGACCGCATCGTGCTCAGCGCGAAAGTGTCGGGGGTGCAGGACCTGGTCGATGTCTACCGGATGCTTGCCGGCCGGTGCGACTACCCGTTGCATCTCGGTCTCACCGAGGCCGGGCTCGGATCCAAGGGGATCATCGCGAGCACGGCCGGGCTCAGCATTCTGCTGGAGGAGGGAATCGGGGATACCATCCGCGTCTCTCTCACGCCCGCCCCCGGCGGTGACCGTACGGAAGAGGTCCAGGTGGCCCAGCAGGTGCTCCAGTCGCTCGGCCTCAGGAGCTTCAGCCCGCAGGTGACCAGCTGTCCCGGCTGCGGCCGAACCACCAGCACCTTCTTTCAGCAGATGGCCCAGGAGATTCAGGACTATCTCCGCGCCAAGATGCCGGTGTGGCGGGAGGAGCGACCCGGGGTGGCGGAGATGAAGGTCGCCGTCATGGGTTGCGTTGTGAACGGGCCTGGCGAATCCAAGCACGCCGACATCGGCATCTCCCTCCCGGGGACGTTCGAGGAGCCCAAGGCGCCGGTGTACATCGATGGCCGGCTCATGCTGACGCTGAAAGGTGAGGCGATCGTGCCCGAGTTCCTCCAGATCCTCGAGGACTACGTGGCCAGCCGCTATGACGCGCACTCGGTCGCTCCCCGGGCCGGGTGA
- a CDS encoding cytochrome c biogenesis protein CcdA — protein sequence MTRTRSLPGPGDVSHTQLVAGLDSTLREQPLVAIPLLFGAGLATSLTPCVYPMIPITAGVLSGLGTRRPARARAVALTLSYVTGLALVYSLLGLLAGLTGTLFGTVSSSPWAYFLTANLLLVFGLAMLDVFTVSAPARWAAWAGRLVGDSPAAAFAMGAASGLVAAPCGAPAFAAVLTFVARSGSAALGFLYLLVFSLGMTALLVAVGLFGGLVTALPRAGRWMVWIKRAGGVLLIGMAEYYLVRMGGVL from the coding sequence ATGACGCGCACTCGGTCGCTCCCCGGGCCGGGTGACGTGTCCCACACCCAGCTCGTCGCCGGTCTCGACTCCACGCTCCGCGAGCAGCCGCTGGTGGCGATTCCGCTGCTCTTTGGCGCCGGCCTCGCGACCAGTCTCACACCCTGCGTCTACCCGATGATCCCCATCACGGCGGGCGTGCTGAGTGGGCTGGGCACCCGCCGGCCGGCGCGCGCTCGGGCGGTGGCGCTGACCCTGTCCTACGTCACGGGCTTGGCGCTGGTCTACTCGCTGCTCGGCCTGCTTGCCGGGCTGACGGGTACGCTCTTCGGCACGGTCAGCTCGAGCCCCTGGGCGTACTTTCTGACGGCCAATCTGCTGCTGGTGTTCGGCCTGGCCATGCTGGACGTCTTTACCGTGAGCGCACCGGCGCGTTGGGCCGCGTGGGCCGGCCGACTGGTGGGTGACTCCCCCGCCGCCGCGTTCGCGATGGGCGCCGCCTCGGGACTGGTGGCCGCTCCCTGCGGCGCGCCGGCCTTCGCTGCGGTGCTCACCTTCGTGGCGAGGAGCGGCAGTGCGGCGCTGGGCTTTCTCTATCTGCTGGTGTTCTCCCTGGGAATGACGGCGCTCCTGGTCGCGGTCGGCCTGTTCGGTGGGCTGGTGACGGCCTTGCCGCGGGCAGGCCGATGGATGGTCTGGATCAAGCGAGCAGGGGGCGTGCTCCTGATCGGGATGGCCGAGTACTACCTGGTGCGGATGGGAGGCGTCCTGTGA
- a CDS encoding aldo/keto reductase: MNLRPLGPDGPPVTAIGYGGMHLSIQDRPPEAQALAVLRVVLDAGVTLLDTADAYCLDQHDVGHNERLIARALRTWGGDRGTVQVATKGGIVRRNGAWESDARPAHLRAACDRSLRALEVEQIDLYQLHAPDPRVPFAESIGALEELRREGKVRRVGLSNVSVEQIRTAESILPVTSVQNRLNPFFREALTTGVLRHCTGRGIGFLAYSPTGGGRLNRKLPAHPVLQAMAARVGASPHALVLAWVLAQSPAVIAIPSARTVAHALDAIGAADLTLTPADLAAIDAAEFSTAP, encoded by the coding sequence GTGAACCTCCGCCCGCTCGGACCGGACGGCCCGCCGGTCACCGCCATCGGCTACGGCGGGATGCATCTCTCCATTCAGGACCGACCCCCGGAGGCGCAGGCGTTGGCGGTCCTCCGCGTCGTGCTAGATGCCGGCGTGACTCTCCTGGACACCGCCGACGCGTACTGCTTGGACCAGCACGATGTCGGTCACAACGAGCGGCTGATCGCCCGGGCGCTCCGGACCTGGGGCGGGGATCGCGGAACCGTGCAGGTGGCAACCAAGGGCGGGATCGTCCGGCGGAACGGCGCCTGGGAGAGCGACGCCCGACCGGCGCACCTCCGGGCCGCCTGCGATCGCTCCCTCCGGGCGCTCGAGGTCGAGCAGATCGATCTCTACCAGCTCCACGCACCCGACCCGAGAGTGCCGTTCGCCGAGAGCATCGGCGCCCTGGAGGAGCTGCGCCGGGAGGGCAAGGTCCGCCGGGTCGGCTTGTCCAACGTCTCGGTCGAGCAGATCCGGACGGCCGAGTCGATCCTCCCGGTCACCAGCGTGCAGAACCGGCTCAATCCGTTCTTTCGGGAGGCCCTGACGACGGGGGTGCTGCGTCACTGCACCGGGCGAGGCATCGGGTTTCTCGCCTACAGTCCCACCGGCGGCGGCCGGCTCAACCGCAAGCTCCCCGCCCATCCGGTCCTGCAGGCGATGGCAGCCCGAGTCGGCGCGTCGCCCCACGCGCTGGTGCTGGCCTGGGTCCTGGCACAGTCGCCAGCGGTGATCGCGATTCCGAGCGCGCGCACGGTGGCGCACGCGTTGGACGCCATCGGGGCCGCCGATCTCACCCTCACGCCCGCCGATCTGGCTGCCATCGACGCGGCCGAGTTCTCGACGGCGCCCTAG